In Acidianus brierleyi, one genomic interval encodes:
- a CDS encoding MFS transporter gives MSYNDKFYSIILLIAVFGGWAAVGLDVTLTGFLAPQLYSTFRVSSLSEPSLLFGIGDGIGAFIFGLINDRLWGRKLTFMMTILGTMIMTGLSATSINWAMYSSIRFLAGIFTGGEMTAGWVILAESIPNNIRSTFLSISQGGISLGYALAAVFSGTFASATALGWRWAYIGSALFALIIFGIRVGIRESPYWQKVASTIKNEFQKELAEKASNRQAISEMFKRQYLFPTVLILVTFAFMMFATSPKDFYYPSWYYQGGITGVSISASAITFAFIGFAIGQFVANLVEGFIMDKIGARKAVLIPLGLIPAVLLMWFIPINISVYLDFTILFIVAFFFQTAWGFMPAYLPAVYPTRIRHTAVGLVWAITYGVFYSLSAYIFGGLVSVHNWAPIFISQMIGYAVFAIGLALLGLEIKGKSLDFLESQKEVQKSRTE, from the coding sequence ATGTCGTATAATGATAAATTTTACAGTATAATATTATTAATAGCTGTTTTTGGAGGTTGGGCAGCTGTAGGTTTAGATGTAACTCTGACTGGTTTCTTAGCTCCACAGCTCTATTCAACATTTCGTGTTTCATCATTATCAGAACCATCATTACTTTTTGGAATAGGCGATGGAATAGGAGCTTTCATTTTTGGGCTAATAAATGATAGATTATGGGGAAGAAAACTAACCTTTATGATGACCATTTTAGGTACTATGATAATGACTGGATTAAGTGCAACTTCAATAAATTGGGCAATGTATTCTAGCATAAGATTTTTAGCTGGTATATTTACTGGAGGAGAAATGACTGCAGGATGGGTTATACTAGCTGAAAGTATTCCAAATAACATTAGAAGTACATTTCTTTCTATATCTCAGGGAGGGATCTCATTAGGATATGCGTTAGCAGCAGTATTTAGTGGAACTTTTGCTAGCGCGACAGCCTTAGGCTGGAGATGGGCCTATATAGGATCTGCATTATTCGCACTGATAATTTTTGGTATTAGAGTTGGTATTAGAGAGTCTCCATACTGGCAGAAAGTTGCTAGTACAATAAAAAATGAGTTTCAAAAAGAGCTAGCAGAAAAAGCTTCTAATAGGCAGGCAATATCTGAAATGTTTAAGAGACAATATTTATTCCCAACCGTACTTATACTAGTAACGTTTGCTTTTATGATGTTTGCTACGTCACCAAAAGATTTCTATTATCCTTCATGGTATTATCAAGGAGGAATTACTGGTGTATCAATTTCGGCATCAGCCATAACTTTCGCTTTTATTGGTTTCGCCATAGGACAATTTGTAGCCAATCTAGTTGAGGGTTTTATAATGGATAAAATAGGTGCTAGAAAAGCAGTTTTAATTCCATTAGGACTTATTCCTGCAGTATTATTAATGTGGTTTATTCCAATTAATATTTCAGTATACCTAGATTTTACCATATTATTTATAGTAGCGTTCTTTTTCCAGACTGCATGGGGATTCATGCCAGCGTATTTACCAGCTGTGTATCCTACTAGAATTAGACATACTGCAGTAGGTTTAGTATGGGCTATAACTTATGGAGTATTTTACTCATTGAGTGCATATATTTTCGGAGGATTAGTTAGTGTTCATAATTGGGCTCCTATATTTATATCGCAGATGATAGGATATGCAGTATTTGCGATAGGCTTAGCATTACTCGGTCTAGAAATTAAAGGCAAATCTCTAGATTTCTTAGAGTCTCAGAAAGAAGTTCAGAAATCAAGAACGGAGTGA
- a CDS encoding mandelate racemase/muconate lactonizing enzyme family protein produces the protein MELKISDIKVITVQANFQWTFVRIYSKDIYGTGEAGPAPGLKGMESDFKKLLLGEDAFKIKRIEDKMRYATLYSGTTTHHLIAGIINAIYDLIGKYLNIPVYKLLGGDRDVIRLYVDAHGGKGLEAMNSVLLPENPEFLKNANVEKNRLQSTNNPIHGRLSQEKWNEDYTPESYSQRAKQLIVEGYTAIKFDLDIPTPFSNEYNIRSGDLNNKDIDYIASIMKSVRETVGDDIDLMVDLHWRYNINTAIRLCKALEPLRLRWIEDPTPAQTSISNLEEFRLITSYCSTPIETGENMYSVYQFKDLIKEGIRVWAPDIAKTGIKEGIKIAELAEMYDIEFSPHNIGSPIATLANAHVCSASGTFGVLEFHGHDLPIWQQLIKGNLKMEKGFIILSDKPGLGIDLDENVIKKYWNIEL, from the coding sequence ATGGAACTTAAAATAAGCGATATAAAAGTTATCACAGTTCAAGCTAATTTTCAATGGACATTCGTTAGAATTTATTCTAAGGACATTTATGGAACTGGTGAAGCAGGCCCAGCTCCAGGGCTTAAAGGAATGGAATCAGATTTTAAAAAGTTACTTTTAGGAGAAGACGCTTTTAAGATAAAAAGAATAGAAGATAAGATGCGATATGCAACATTATATTCAGGAACAACTACTCATCATCTAATAGCAGGTATTATAAATGCTATTTATGACCTTATAGGTAAATATCTTAATATTCCAGTATATAAGCTTCTAGGCGGAGATAGAGATGTAATTAGACTTTACGTAGATGCACATGGAGGGAAAGGATTAGAGGCAATGAATTCAGTTTTGCTTCCAGAAAATCCAGAATTCTTAAAAAACGCAAACGTAGAAAAGAATAGACTACAGAGTACAAATAATCCAATACACGGAAGATTATCTCAGGAAAAATGGAATGAAGATTATACGCCAGAATCTTATTCTCAGAGAGCTAAGCAGTTAATAGTTGAAGGATATACGGCAATAAAGTTCGACTTAGATATTCCTACACCTTTTTCTAACGAATATAATATAAGATCTGGCGACCTTAATAATAAGGATATAGACTATATAGCTAGTATAATGAAATCAGTAAGAGAAACAGTAGGAGATGACATAGACCTTATGGTAGATCTTCACTGGAGATATAATATTAATACTGCAATTAGACTATGTAAGGCATTAGAGCCATTAAGACTAAGATGGATCGAAGATCCTACTCCTGCGCAAACATCCATAAGTAATCTAGAGGAGTTTAGGCTTATTACATCATATTGTAGCACACCTATAGAAACCGGAGAAAACATGTATAGTGTATATCAATTTAAGGATTTAATTAAGGAAGGTATAAGAGTTTGGGCACCAGATATAGCAAAAACTGGTATCAAGGAGGGCATAAAAATAGCCGAATTAGCTGAAATGTATGATATAGAGTTTTCTCCACATAATATAGGATCTCCAATAGCAACGTTAGCTAATGCTCATGTATGTTCAGCATCAGGAACTTTTGGAGTACTAGAGTTTCATGGACATGATCTTCCTATATGGCAACAACTTATAAAAGGAAATTTAAAGATGGAAAAAGGTTTCATAATCTTAAGTGATAAACCTGGACTTGGCATTGATTTGGATGAGAATGTAATCAAAAAGTATTGGAATATTGAATTATAA
- a CDS encoding MBL fold metallo-hydrolase, which yields MNFEIKEIDKDILLLATYLQDVDLNLLYIDKRIPILLDTSYTSEIEELVQGIRLPKIALVSHSHYDHAGGSGKLANLGVEIRSHPITKSLLSSTYTSIYSFFPHKYAKFLSTKYTKEYYRYIRTELGYPKIHSTNFDDIHDIVEVVEGEGHVAGTLLFRIRNILFTSDGIQGEGIIGSSKTNAIPQISDIKKYLVTLQKVIKMNPEIIIPGHNYLPSNKRIIEGSEVDRFLNASIETVVKLISSAYDLLSSDFLSLGEFTERLLKAFNVKQIYPQAFITSEALIKYFGNNVKIKKEGEISLYKLD from the coding sequence ATGAACTTCGAAATTAAAGAGATAGATAAAGATATATTATTATTAGCTACATATCTACAAGACGTAGATTTAAACTTGTTATATATAGATAAAAGAATACCCATTCTTCTAGATACTTCATATACTTCAGAAATCGAAGAACTAGTACAAGGTATTAGGTTACCTAAAATCGCATTAGTCTCTCACAGTCACTATGATCATGCAGGTGGTAGTGGGAAGCTAGCTAATCTCGGTGTAGAGATAAGATCTCATCCTATAACTAAAAGCCTTCTCTCTTCAACATATACGTCTATATATAGCTTTTTTCCACATAAATATGCAAAGTTCTTAAGTACTAAGTATACCAAAGAATATTATAGATATATTAGAACTGAACTAGGATATCCTAAAATTCATAGTACAAATTTTGATGATATACACGACATTGTTGAAGTTGTTGAAGGAGAAGGTCACGTAGCTGGTACTCTGCTATTTCGTATTAGGAATATATTATTTACAAGTGATGGCATTCAAGGTGAAGGCATAATAGGATCTTCCAAAACTAACGCTATTCCACAAATATCTGATATTAAAAAATATTTAGTAACTCTTCAAAAAGTTATTAAAATGAATCCTGAAATAATAATTCCTGGGCATAATTATCTGCCATCTAATAAAAGAATAATAGAAGGCTCAGAAGTAGATAGGTTCCTAAATGCATCAATCGAGACTGTAGTTAAACTTATTTCTAGTGCGTATGATCTTCTCTCATCAGATTTTCTCTCATTAGGAGAGTTTACAGAGAGATTATTAAAGGCTTTCAATGTTAAACAGATATATCCTCAAGCCTTTATAACATCTGAAGCATTAATTAAATACTTTGGAAATAATGTTAAGATTAAGAAAGAAGGCGAAATATCCTTATATAAGTTAGATTAG